One window from the genome of Enterobacter asburiae encodes:
- the gsiB gene encoding glutathione ABC transporter substrate-binding protein GsiB: protein MVTFVARRWLLAASVTAALAAAPAFAAKDVVVAVGSNFTTLDPYDANDTLSQAVAKSFYQGLFGLDKEMKLKNVLAEGYTVSDDGLVYTIKLRTGVKFQDGTDFNAEAVKVNLDRASNPENSLKRYNLYKNIASTEVVDPATVKITLKEPFSAFINILAHPATAMISPAALKKYGKEIGFHPVGTGPYELLTWNQTDFVKVKKFAGYWQQGLPKLDTITWRPVVDNNTRAAMLQTGEAQFAFPIPYEQAAILQKNSKLELVASPSIMQRYISMNVTQKPFDNPKVREAINYAINRQALVKVAFAGYATPATGVLPPAIAYAQSYQPWPYDPAKARELLKEAGFPNGFSTTLWSSHNHSTAQKVLQFTQQQLAQVGIKAQVTAMDAGQRAAEVEGKGQKESGVRMFYTGWSASTGEADWALSPLFASQNWPPTLFNTAFYSNPQVDKDLADALKTTKPEEKARLYKDAQDIIWKESPWVPLVVEKLVSAHNKALTGFYIMPDTGFSFDDADLK from the coding sequence ATGGTTACTTTTGTAGCGCGTAGATGGTTGTTAGCCGCGAGCGTGACGGCAGCCCTGGCCGCTGCCCCCGCGTTCGCTGCCAAAGATGTGGTGGTTGCCGTCGGCTCGAATTTCACCACGCTCGATCCGTATGACGCCAACGACACGCTCTCTCAGGCGGTGGCGAAATCGTTCTATCAGGGCCTTTTCGGCCTGGATAAAGAGATGAAGCTCAAAAACGTGCTGGCGGAGGGGTACACCGTGTCCGACGACGGATTGGTGTATACCATCAAGCTCAGGACCGGCGTGAAGTTCCAGGATGGGACAGATTTCAACGCGGAGGCGGTGAAGGTTAACCTTGACCGCGCCAGCAATCCGGAAAATAGCCTCAAGCGCTATAACCTGTATAAAAATATCGCCAGCACCGAGGTGGTCGACCCGGCGACGGTAAAAATCACCCTGAAAGAGCCGTTCTCCGCGTTTATCAATATTCTGGCGCATCCGGCAACGGCGATGATATCCCCTGCCGCGCTGAAGAAATACGGCAAGGAGATCGGCTTCCACCCTGTTGGCACCGGCCCTTACGAACTGCTCACCTGGAACCAGACCGATTTTGTGAAGGTGAAGAAATTCGCTGGATACTGGCAGCAGGGGCTGCCGAAGCTCGACACCATTACCTGGCGTCCGGTGGTGGACAACAACACCCGCGCGGCGATGCTGCAAACCGGCGAGGCGCAGTTTGCCTTCCCGATCCCGTACGAGCAGGCCGCCATTTTGCAGAAAAACAGCAAGCTGGAGCTGGTCGCCAGCCCGTCGATCATGCAGCGCTACATCAGCATGAACGTCACGCAAAAGCCGTTTGATAACCCGAAGGTGCGTGAGGCCATCAACTACGCCATTAACCGCCAGGCGCTGGTGAAGGTTGCCTTTGCTGGCTATGCCACCCCGGCCACCGGCGTGCTGCCGCCGGCTATCGCGTATGCCCAGAGCTATCAGCCGTGGCCGTACGATCCGGCCAAAGCGCGCGAGTTGTTGAAAGAGGCGGGCTTCCCGAACGGGTTCAGCACCACGCTGTGGTCGTCGCATAACCACAGCACCGCGCAGAAGGTGCTGCAGTTCACCCAGCAGCAGCTGGCGCAGGTCGGTATTAAGGCGCAGGTAACCGCGATGGATGCCGGACAGCGTGCTGCTGAAGTGGAGGGCAAAGGGCAGAAAGAGAGCGGGGTGCGGATGTTCTACACCGGCTGGTCGGCCTCGACCGGCGAAGCCGACTGGGCGCTGTCGCCGCTGTTTGCCTCGCAGAACTGGCCGCCAACCCTGTTCAATACCGCGTTCTACAGTAATCCGCAGGTGGACAAAGACCTTGCTGATGCCCTGAAAACCACCAAACCGGAAGAGAAGGCGCGCCTCTACAAAGACGCGCAGGATATTATCTGGAAAGAGTCACCGTGGGTGCCGCTGGTGGTGGAGAAACTGGTGTCAGCCCATAACAAAGCGTTGACCGGGTTCTACATCATGCCGGACACGGGCTTTAGCTTTGACGATGCGGATTTAAAATAA
- the fsa gene encoding fructose-6-phosphate aldolase yields MELYLDTSDVAAVKKLARIFPLAGVTTNPSIVAAGKTPLDELLPALHDALGGKGRLFAQVMATTAEGMVEDARKLRAIINDLVVKVPVTAEGLAAIKMLKAEGIPTLGTAVYGAAQGMLSALAGAEYVAPYVNRVDAQGGDGIQTVVELQQLLTLHAPQSKVLAASFKTPRQALDCLLAGCESITLPLDVAQQFITSPAVDAAIVKFEQDWQGAFGRTSI; encoded by the coding sequence ATGGAACTTTATCTCGACACATCTGACGTTGCGGCAGTTAAAAAGCTGGCGCGTATCTTCCCGCTGGCGGGCGTGACCACTAACCCAAGCATTGTGGCGGCAGGTAAAACGCCGCTGGACGAGCTGCTGCCAGCGCTGCACGACGCGCTGGGCGGCAAAGGCCGTCTGTTCGCCCAGGTGATGGCGACCACCGCCGAAGGGATGGTGGAGGACGCGCGTAAGCTGCGCGCCATCATTAACGACCTGGTGGTGAAAGTACCGGTGACCGCAGAAGGGCTGGCGGCAATCAAGATGCTGAAAGCCGAAGGGATCCCGACGCTGGGCACGGCGGTGTACGGCGCCGCGCAGGGGATGCTGTCCGCGCTGGCGGGTGCAGAGTATGTGGCCCCTTATGTTAACCGCGTGGATGCGCAGGGCGGGGACGGGATCCAGACCGTGGTTGAACTGCAGCAGCTGCTGACGCTGCACGCCCCGCAGTCAAAAGTGCTGGCCGCGAGCTTTAAAACGCCGCGTCAGGCGCTGGACTGCCTGCTGGCAGGGTGCGAGTCCATCACGCTGCCGCTGGACGTGGCGCAGCAGTTTATTACCTCTCCGGCCGTGGATGCGGCGATTGTGAAGTTTGAGCAGGACTGGCAGGGGGCGTTTGGACGGACGTCGATCTAA
- a CDS encoding glycyl-radical enzyme activating protein, translating to MIFNIQRYSTHDGPGIRTVVFLKGCSLGCRWCQNPESRSRSRDVLFDARLCLDGCDLCQQAAPGCIERALNGLVIHREKLDDATLNALTDCCPTQALTVCGEEQQVEEIMATVLRDKPFYDRSGGGITLSGGEPFMNPELAHALFKASHEQGLHTAVETCLHVPWHYIEPSLPYVDLFLADLKHVDGDVFKQWTDGSAKRILDNLKRLAAAGKKITIRVPLIQGFNADEASITAITNFAADELGVEDIHFLPYHTLGMNKYTLLGQPYSAPDKPLDNPALLDFAQQYACQKGLTATLRG from the coding sequence ATGATCTTCAATATTCAGCGTTACTCTACCCACGATGGCCCCGGTATTCGAACCGTGGTGTTCCTGAAAGGCTGCTCGCTGGGCTGTCGCTGGTGCCAGAACCCGGAAAGCCGCTCCCGCAGCCGGGACGTGCTGTTTGATGCACGCCTTTGCCTGGACGGCTGCGACCTGTGCCAGCAGGCGGCACCGGGCTGTATCGAACGCGCGCTGAATGGCCTGGTCATTCATCGTGAGAAGCTTGATGACGCCACGCTCAACGCCCTTACCGACTGCTGCCCGACGCAGGCGCTGACCGTCTGCGGTGAAGAACAGCAGGTGGAGGAGATCATGGCGACCGTACTGCGCGATAAACCCTTCTACGACCGCAGCGGCGGCGGGATCACCCTCTCCGGCGGCGAGCCGTTTATGAACCCTGAGCTGGCGCACGCCCTGTTTAAAGCCAGCCACGAACAGGGGCTCCACACCGCCGTCGAAACCTGCCTTCACGTGCCGTGGCACTATATCGAGCCGTCATTACCCTACGTTGATCTGTTCCTCGCCGACCTGAAGCACGTCGACGGTGACGTGTTCAAACAGTGGACGGACGGTTCGGCCAAGCGGATCCTGGACAACCTGAAACGCCTTGCCGCGGCCGGGAAAAAAATCACCATCCGCGTGCCGCTGATCCAGGGCTTTAACGCCGATGAAGCGTCCATCACCGCCATTACCAACTTCGCCGCCGACGAGCTTGGCGTCGAGGATATTCATTTTCTGCCGTATCACACGCTGGGCATGAACAAATACACCCTGCTCGGCCAACCCTACTCTGCCCCTGACAAACCGCTGGATAACCCTGCCCTGCTGGACTTCGCGCAGCAGTACGCCTGCCAGAAAGGGTTAACCGCGACCTTACGAGGATAA
- the iaaA gene encoding beta-aspartyl-peptidase — protein sequence MVNAVIAIHGGAGAITRAQLSPEQEKRYIDALYAIVETGQRMLEAGESALDVVTEAVRLLEECPLFNAGIGSVFTRDETHELDACVMDGITLKAGAVAGVSHLRNPVLAARLVMEASPHVLLTGAGAEAFAFEHGMEPVSTDLFSTEERYQQLLEARSAGMTQLDHSAPLDETTKMGTVGAVALDKAGNLAAATSTGGMTNKLPGRVGDSPLPGAGCYANNATAAVSCTGTGEVFIRALAAYDITALMDYGGLSLSEACERVVMEKLPALGGVGGLIAVDREGNVALPFNSEGMYRAWGYAGDEPSTGIYRE from the coding sequence ATGGTTAATGCGGTAATCGCAATTCATGGTGGCGCCGGGGCAATCACCCGAGCACAGCTCAGTCCCGAGCAGGAAAAGCGCTATATCGACGCGCTGTACGCCATTGTGGAAACGGGCCAGAGAATGCTGGAAGCGGGCGAAAGCGCGCTGGACGTGGTCACCGAGGCGGTGCGCCTGCTGGAAGAGTGTCCGTTATTTAATGCGGGTATCGGTTCGGTCTTTACCCGGGATGAAACGCACGAGCTGGATGCCTGCGTGATGGACGGCATCACCCTGAAAGCGGGCGCCGTGGCGGGCGTGAGTCATCTGCGCAATCCGGTGCTGGCCGCGCGTCTGGTGATGGAAGCCAGTCCACACGTGCTGCTGACGGGGGCCGGGGCAGAGGCGTTTGCCTTCGAGCACGGGATGGAACCGGTATCGACGGATCTGTTTTCCACCGAGGAGCGCTATCAGCAGCTGCTGGAAGCCCGTTCGGCGGGCATGACGCAGCTTGACCACAGTGCGCCGCTGGATGAAACCACCAAAATGGGCACGGTCGGCGCGGTGGCGCTGGATAAGGCCGGAAACCTCGCGGCGGCGACGTCAACGGGTGGGATGACCAACAAGCTGCCCGGGCGCGTCGGCGATAGCCCGCTGCCGGGCGCCGGCTGCTATGCCAACAACGCGACGGCGGCGGTGTCGTGTACCGGAACCGGAGAAGTGTTTATCCGCGCCCTCGCGGCCTACGACATCACCGCGCTGATGGATTACGGCGGCTTAAGCCTCAGCGAAGCCTGCGAGCGCGTGGTGATGGAGAAACTGCCTGCGCTTGGCGGCGTCGGCGGGCTCATTGCGGTGGATCGTGAGGGCAACGTGGCGTTGCCGTTCAACAGCGAAGGCATGTATCGCGCCTGGGGTTATGCCGGTGATGAACCGAGCACGGGCATCTATCGTGAATAA
- the moeA gene encoding molybdopterin molybdotransferase MoeA, whose translation MDFTAGLMPLETALTQMLDRVSPLHDVETLPLVRCFGRIAARDIVSPLNVPGFDNSAMDGYAVRLADLQTGNALPVAGKAFAGQPFGGEWPAGTCVRIMTGAPVPAGCDAVVMQEETEQTDDGVRFTANVKAGQNIRRTGEDITLGATVFAAGQKLTVGELPVLASLGVAEIDVIRKVRVAVFSTGDELQLPGQPLQDGQIYDTNRLAVHLMLEQLGCEVINLGIIPDDPEKLRAAFIEADNAADVVISSGGVSVGEADYTKTILEELGEIAFWKLAIKPGKPFAFGKLQHSWFCGLPGNPVSAALTFYQLAIPLLAKLSGNSASPLPERQRVRAATRLKKSPGRLDFQRGILARNADGELEVSTTGHQGSHIFSSFSQGNCFIVLERERGNVEAGEWVEVERFNHLFGG comes from the coding sequence ATGGATTTTACCGCCGGACTGATGCCGCTTGAGACGGCACTCACGCAGATGCTTGACCGAGTTTCCCCGCTGCATGACGTTGAGACGCTGCCCCTCGTGCGCTGTTTTGGCCGTATTGCCGCGCGCGATATCGTCTCTCCGCTTAACGTGCCGGGGTTTGATAACTCCGCGATGGACGGTTACGCGGTACGCCTGGCGGATCTCCAGACGGGTAACGCCCTGCCGGTAGCAGGTAAAGCCTTTGCGGGTCAGCCGTTTGGCGGCGAGTGGCCTGCGGGCACCTGCGTACGCATCATGACCGGCGCGCCGGTTCCGGCCGGCTGCGACGCCGTGGTGATGCAGGAAGAGACCGAACAGACCGACGACGGCGTGCGTTTTACCGCGAACGTTAAAGCGGGCCAGAACATCCGCCGCACGGGCGAAGATATCACCCTTGGCGCAACGGTCTTCGCCGCCGGACAGAAGCTGACGGTGGGTGAACTGCCGGTGCTGGCGTCGCTCGGCGTTGCTGAAATCGACGTGATCCGTAAAGTGCGCGTCGCCGTTTTCTCCACCGGTGACGAGCTGCAGCTTCCGGGCCAGCCGCTGCAGGACGGCCAGATTTACGATACCAACCGCCTGGCGGTACACCTGATGCTGGAGCAGCTGGGCTGCGAGGTGATTAACCTCGGCATCATTCCTGACGATCCGGAAAAACTGCGCGCCGCGTTTATCGAGGCGGATAACGCCGCCGACGTGGTCATCAGCTCCGGCGGCGTCTCCGTGGGCGAAGCGGATTACACCAAAACCATCCTTGAAGAGCTGGGCGAGATCGCCTTCTGGAAGCTGGCGATCAAGCCGGGCAAACCGTTCGCGTTTGGCAAGCTGCAACACAGCTGGTTCTGTGGCCTGCCGGGTAATCCGGTCTCGGCGGCACTCACCTTCTACCAGCTGGCGATCCCGCTGCTGGCGAAGCTTTCCGGCAACAGCGCCAGCCCGCTGCCCGAACGCCAGCGCGTGCGCGCCGCCACGCGCCTGAAAAAATCACCGGGCCGTCTCGATTTCCAGCGCGGCATTCTGGCGCGCAACGCGGACGGTGAGCTCGAAGTGAGCACCACCGGTCATCAGGGCTCGCATATTTTCAGCTCCTTCAGCCAGGGTAACTGCTTTATCGTGCTGGAGCGCGAGCGCGGCAATGTGGAAGCAGGCGAGTGGGTTGAGGTAGAGCGTTTTAACCACCTGTTCGGAGGCTGA
- the gsiA gene encoding glutathione ABC transporter ATP-binding protein GsiA — MPHSEELDNREVLAVHQLNIAFQEERQFIPAVQNLSFTLRRGETLAIVGESGSGKSVTALALMRLLEQTGGQISSEKMLLRRRNRQVIDLTELSGSQMQGVRGADIAMIFQEPMTSLNPVFPVGEQIAESIRLHQGLSSDEALKEARRMLELVRIPEAQAILGRYPHQLSGGMRQRVMIAMALSCRPAVLIADEPTTALDVTIQAQILQLIKVLQQEMEMGVIFITHDMGVVADIADRVLVMHKGSAVETGPVEQIFHAPVHPYTKALLAAVPRLGGMNGSDLPRRFPLISLDAAGQDEDEREQDTVVPGKPILEVRDLVTRFPLRSGVLNRVKREVHAVENVSFDLWPGETLALVGESGCGKSTTGRALLRLVESQEGSITFNGERIDTLPDSRLQAVRRDIQFIFQDPYASLDPRHTVGYSIMEPLRVHNLLDGEAAQRRVAWLLERVGLKPEHAWRYPHEFSGGQRQRICIARALALNPKVVIADESVSALDVSIRAQIINLLLDLQRDMGIAFLFISHDMAVVERISHRVAVMFMGQIVEIGPRRAVFENPQHPYTRKLIAAVPVADPAHRHGQRVLLQDEMPSNIRKRGEAVERVTLREVGPGHFVAPPRQDNAFSRL, encoded by the coding sequence GTGCCGCACAGTGAAGAACTGGACAACCGCGAAGTGCTGGCTGTCCATCAGCTCAATATTGCGTTTCAGGAAGAGCGGCAGTTCATACCCGCAGTACAGAATTTATCGTTCACGCTCAGGCGCGGCGAGACGCTGGCGATTGTTGGCGAGTCCGGCTCCGGTAAATCGGTCACCGCGCTGGCGCTGATGCGCCTGCTGGAGCAGACGGGCGGGCAAATCAGCAGCGAGAAAATGCTCCTGCGCCGCCGCAACCGTCAGGTTATTGATTTAACTGAGCTGAGCGGTTCGCAGATGCAGGGCGTGCGCGGGGCGGATATTGCGATGATCTTCCAGGAGCCGATGACCTCCCTGAACCCGGTTTTTCCGGTCGGGGAACAAATCGCCGAGTCCATCCGCCTGCATCAGGGGCTGAGCAGCGATGAAGCGCTCAAAGAGGCCCGACGGATGCTGGAGTTGGTGCGCATTCCGGAGGCGCAGGCCATTCTGGGGCGCTATCCGCATCAGCTTTCCGGCGGCATGCGCCAGCGGGTGATGATTGCCATGGCGCTCTCCTGCCGTCCGGCGGTGCTGATTGCCGACGAGCCGACGACGGCGCTGGACGTGACGATTCAGGCGCAGATCCTGCAGCTCATCAAAGTGCTGCAGCAGGAGATGGAGATGGGGGTGATTTTCATCACCCACGATATGGGCGTGGTCGCCGATATCGCCGATCGCGTGCTGGTCATGCATAAGGGCAGCGCGGTGGAAACCGGCCCGGTCGAGCAGATTTTTCACGCGCCCGTCCATCCCTATACCAAAGCGCTGCTGGCGGCGGTCCCGCGCCTGGGGGGGATGAACGGCAGCGATTTGCCGCGCCGCTTCCCCCTGATTTCTCTCGATGCGGCGGGGCAGGACGAAGATGAGCGCGAGCAGGACACGGTGGTGCCGGGTAAGCCCATTCTGGAAGTGCGCGATCTGGTCACCCGTTTTCCGCTGCGCAGCGGCGTGTTGAACCGCGTGAAGCGCGAAGTGCATGCGGTGGAAAACGTCAGCTTCGACCTCTGGCCGGGCGAAACGCTGGCGCTGGTGGGGGAGTCCGGCTGCGGTAAATCCACCACCGGGCGCGCGTTGCTCCGTCTGGTGGAATCACAGGAAGGCAGCATTACCTTTAACGGCGAGCGCATTGATACCCTTCCGGACAGCAGGCTGCAGGCGGTGCGGCGAGATATTCAGTTTATTTTCCAGGATCCGTATGCCTCCCTCGATCCGCGCCATACGGTGGGCTATTCGATCATGGAGCCGCTGCGGGTACATAACCTGCTCGACGGCGAAGCGGCACAGCGTCGCGTGGCCTGGCTGCTGGAGCGTGTCGGCCTGAAGCCGGAGCACGCCTGGCGTTATCCGCACGAGTTTTCAGGCGGACAGCGGCAGCGTATCTGCATCGCCCGCGCGCTGGCGCTAAACCCGAAAGTGGTGATTGCCGATGAGTCCGTCTCGGCGCTGGATGTCTCTATCCGGGCGCAGATCATTAACTTATTGCTGGATTTACAGCGGGATATGGGGATCGCCTTCCTGTTTATCTCGCACGATATGGCCGTGGTCGAGCGCATCAGCCATCGCGTGGCGGTGATGTTTATGGGGCAAATCGTGGAGATTGGGCCGCGAAGGGCGGTGTTTGAGAACCCTCAGCACCCGTATACCCGCAAGCTTATCGCGGCGGTCCCGGTTGCCGATCCCGCGCACCGTCACGGCCAGCGCGTGCTGCTGCAGGATGAAATGCCGAGCAATATTCGTAAACGCGGCGAGGCCGTGGAGCGCGTGACGCTGCGCGAGGTCGGTCCGGGTCATTTCGTCGCTCCCCCGCGTCAGGACAATGCGTTTTCGCGGTTATAA
- the moeB gene encoding molybdopterin-synthase adenylyltransferase MoeB produces MTVELSDPEMMRYNRQIVLRGFDFEGQEALKAASVLVVGLGGLGCAAAQYLAAAGVGRMTLLDFDTVSVSNLQRQTLHSDATVGQPKVDSARTALARINPHVQFTLIDAMLDDDALSAQIAQHDLVLDCTDNVTVRNQLNAGCFAHKIPLVSGAAIRMEGQISVFTYAEGEPCYRCLSRLFGENALTCVEAGVMAPLVGVIGSLQAMEAIKVLAHYGTPAAGKIVMYDAMTCQFREMKLMRNPGCEVCSK; encoded by the coding sequence ATGACGGTGGAGCTGAGCGACCCGGAGATGATGCGCTACAACCGCCAGATTGTGCTGCGCGGGTTTGACTTCGAGGGCCAGGAAGCGCTCAAGGCGGCCAGCGTGCTGGTTGTCGGGCTCGGCGGTCTGGGCTGCGCCGCCGCGCAGTATCTTGCGGCGGCGGGCGTGGGCAGGATGACGCTGCTGGATTTCGATACCGTATCGGTGTCCAACCTGCAGCGCCAGACGCTGCACAGCGACGCGACGGTTGGCCAGCCGAAAGTGGACTCTGCCCGCACGGCGCTGGCGCGCATCAACCCCCACGTTCAGTTCACCCTGATTGACGCAATGCTGGATGACGACGCGCTGTCGGCGCAGATTGCGCAGCACGACCTGGTGCTGGACTGCACCGATAACGTCACCGTCCGTAACCAGCTGAACGCAGGCTGTTTTGCCCACAAAATCCCGCTGGTCTCCGGCGCGGCGATCCGCATGGAGGGGCAAATCAGCGTCTTCACGTACGCGGAAGGCGAACCCTGCTACCGCTGCCTGAGCCGCCTGTTCGGCGAGAACGCGCTGACCTGCGTTGAGGCGGGCGTAATGGCGCCGTTGGTCGGCGTGATTGGCTCGCTGCAGGCGATGGAAGCGATCAAAGTCCTGGCGCACTACGGCACGCCAGCGGCGGGGAAAATCGTGATGTATGACGCGATGACCTGCCAGTTCCGCGAGATGAAGCTGATGCGTAACCCGGGGTGTGAGGTTTGTAGCAAATAA
- a CDS encoding formate C-acetyltransferase/glycerol dehydratase family glycyl radical enzyme — protein MTTLNLNTLSERIKAHKTALVHIVKPPVCTERAQHYTEMYKQHMDKPIPVRRALALAHHLAERTIWIKHDELIIGNQASEVRAAPIFPEYTVSWIEKEIDDLADRPGAGFAVSEENKRVLHEICPWWRGQTVQDRCYGMFTDEQKGLLETGIIKAEGNMTSGDAHLAVNFPLVLEKGLDGLRAKVAERRSRINLTVLEDLHGDQFLKAIDIVLEAVSLHITRFADLAREMAATETRESRRDELLAMAENCDVIAHEPPKTFWQALQLCYFIQLILQIESNGHSVSFARMDQYLYPYYRRDVELDQSLDREHAIELLHSCWLKLLEVNKIRSGSHSKASAGSPLYQNVTIGGQKLVNGEPMDAVNPLSYAILESCGRLRSTQPNLSVRYHAGMSNDFLDACVQVIRCGFGMPAFNNDEIVIPEFIKLGVERDDAYDYAAIGCIETAVGGKWGYRCTGMSFINFARVMLAALEGGRDATSGKVFLPQEKALSAGNFDNFEEVMAAWDSQIRYYTRKSIEIEYVVDTMLEENVHDILCSALVDDCIERAKSIKQGGAKYDWVSGLQVGIANLGNSLAAVKKLVFEQGTIGQQQLAAALADDFDGLTHEQLRQRLINGAPKYGNDDDSVDMLLTRAYQTYIEELKKYHNPRHGRGPIGGNYYAGTSSISANVPFGAATMATPDGRKAHTPLAEGASPASGTDHLGPTAVIGSVGKLPTEAILGGVLLNQKLNPSTLENDSDRQKLMVLLRTFFEVHKGWHIQYNIVSRDTLLEAKKHPDQYRDLVVRVAGYSAFFTALSPDAQDDIIARTEHTL, from the coding sequence ATGACAACCCTGAATCTCAACACCCTCAGCGAGCGCATTAAAGCGCACAAAACGGCCCTGGTGCATATCGTCAAGCCGCCCGTCTGTACCGAGCGTGCGCAGCATTACACCGAGATGTACAAGCAGCACATGGACAAGCCGATCCCGGTACGCCGCGCTCTGGCGCTGGCGCATCACCTGGCTGAACGCACCATCTGGATCAAACACGACGAGCTGATTATCGGTAACCAGGCAAGCGAAGTGCGCGCCGCGCCGATTTTCCCGGAATACACCGTCTCCTGGATAGAGAAAGAGATCGACGATCTGGCGGACCGCCCGGGCGCGGGCTTTGCGGTGAGCGAAGAGAACAAGCGCGTGCTGCATGAGATCTGCCCGTGGTGGCGCGGCCAGACGGTGCAGGATCGCTGCTACGGCATGTTCACCGACGAGCAGAAAGGCCTGCTGGAAACCGGCATTATCAAAGCCGAAGGCAACATGACCTCCGGCGACGCGCACCTGGCGGTGAACTTCCCGCTGGTGCTGGAGAAAGGCCTCGACGGCCTGCGCGCCAAAGTGGCCGAGCGCCGCTCGCGCATCAACCTGACGGTGCTGGAAGACCTGCACGGCGACCAGTTCCTCAAGGCGATCGATATCGTGCTGGAAGCCGTAAGCCTGCACATCACGCGCTTTGCCGATCTGGCGCGTGAAATGGCCGCGACCGAAACACGCGAAAGCCGCCGCGACGAGCTGCTGGCGATGGCGGAAAACTGCGACGTGATTGCCCACGAGCCGCCAAAAACCTTCTGGCAGGCGCTGCAGCTGTGCTATTTCATTCAGCTGATCCTGCAGATTGAGTCCAACGGCCACTCCGTCTCCTTCGCGCGCATGGACCAGTATCTCTATCCGTACTACCGTCGCGACGTGGAGCTTGACCAGAGCCTGGATCGCGAACACGCCATCGAGCTGCTGCACAGCTGCTGGCTGAAGCTGCTGGAAGTAAACAAGATCCGCTCCGGCTCGCACTCCAAGGCTTCCGCCGGTAGCCCGCTGTACCAGAACGTCACCATCGGCGGCCAGAAGCTGGTCAACGGTGAGCCGATGGACGCGGTGAACCCGCTCTCCTACGCAATTCTGGAATCCTGCGGTCGCCTGCGCTCCACCCAGCCGAACCTGAGCGTGCGCTACCACGCGGGCATGAGCAACGACTTCCTCGACGCCTGCGTGCAGGTGATCCGCTGCGGCTTCGGCATGCCCGCGTTCAACAACGATGAAATCGTCATTCCGGAATTCATCAAGCTCGGCGTTGAACGCGACGACGCCTACGACTACGCGGCCATCGGCTGTATCGAAACCGCGGTGGGCGGCAAGTGGGGCTATCGCTGCACCGGCATGAGCTTCATCAACTTCGCCCGCGTGATGCTGGCGGCGCTGGAAGGCGGGCGCGACGCCACCAGCGGCAAGGTGTTCCTGCCGCAGGAAAAAGCGCTCTCCGCCGGTAACTTCGACAACTTCGAGGAGGTGATGGCGGCGTGGGACAGCCAGATCCGCTACTACACCCGCAAATCCATCGAGATTGAGTACGTGGTGGATACCATGCTGGAAGAGAACGTCCACGATATTCTCTGCTCGGCGCTGGTGGACGACTGCATCGAACGTGCGAAAAGCATCAAGCAGGGCGGCGCGAAGTATGACTGGGTCTCCGGTCTGCAGGTGGGTATCGCCAACCTCGGCAACAGCCTGGCGGCGGTGAAAAAGCTGGTGTTCGAACAGGGTACTATCGGTCAGCAGCAGCTGGCGGCCGCCCTGGCGGATGACTTCGACGGGCTGACCCACGAGCAGTTGCGTCAGCGTCTGATCAACGGCGCGCCGAAGTACGGCAACGACGACGACAGCGTGGATATGCTGCTGACGCGCGCCTATCAGACCTACATCGAAGAGCTGAAGAAGTACCACAACCCGCGCCATGGCCGCGGCCCGATTGGCGGTAACTACTACGCGGGCACCTCTTCCATTTCCGCAAACGTGCCGTTTGGCGCGGCGACAATGGCCACCCCGGACGGACGTAAGGCGCACACCCCGCTGGCGGAAGGTGCAAGCCCGGCTTCCGGTACGGACCACCTCGGCCCGACGGCGGTCATTGGCTCGGTGGGTAAACTGCCTACCGAGGCGATTCTCGGCGGCGTGCTGCTGAACCAGAAGCTGAACCCGTCAACGCTGGAAAACGACAGCGATCGCCAGAAGCTGATGGTGCTGCTGCGCACCTTCTTCGAGGTGCATAAGGGCTGGCATATTCAGTACAACATCGTCTCGCGCGACACGCTGCTGGAAGCGAAGAAACATCCTGACCAGTATCGCGATCTCGTGGTGCGCGTCGCGGGCTACTCGGCGTTCTTCACCGCCCTGTCGCCGGATGCGCAGGACGATATTATCGCCCGTACTGAGCATACGCTGTAA